One segment of Gilliamella sp. ESL0441 DNA contains the following:
- a CDS encoding tyrosine-type recombinase/integrase, translated as MMNYTSNGVSIATVLEKVKEKKRKNANQITKELSKEDYYYVRVRVIYKQKISYFTTGKKITKTDWQTLAKTKSKKMLEVRKDIEIRFDIIKNAVRDLIFRNEFSFENLKQSLSASPNKKEASDNPINSQNRTETLDNFINAKIKSLRENQQIGTSNIYESTLASTNRLMGKNILLTDVTIEWLRTYERKALNEGLAYSTIGFYLRNIQHMMRLAVKQEIITEKQYPFGGDKYIIPVSESRKIALTIDELKAIINCKDLTQQAEKYRDLWLFSYYLNGANFADIFRLKYNNIQDDEINFYRQKTIRKSRIKKLIRVSLTSEMKAIIKKWGNPNLSPNNYIFADLLDDETAEKKHKSVGKYVRYCNRHMTNIGKKIGINKVITTYSARHTYATLLKHRGANIAYISESLGHKDLKTTEHYLASFGKEERQKNARLLNPFL; from the coding sequence ATGATGAACTACACTAGCAACGGAGTTTCTATTGCGACTGTCTTGGAAAAAGTAAAAGAAAAGAAAAGGAAAAATGCAAATCAGATTACAAAAGAATTAAGTAAAGAAGATTATTATTATGTAAGAGTTCGAGTTATCTATAAGCAAAAAATTTCATATTTTACAACAGGAAAAAAGATAACCAAAACGGATTGGCAAACGTTAGCAAAAACCAAAAGCAAAAAAATGCTAGAGGTACGAAAAGATATTGAAATAAGATTTGATATAATCAAAAATGCAGTTAGAGATCTTATTTTTAGAAATGAATTTTCATTTGAGAATCTCAAACAATCTTTATCCGCTAGTCCAAATAAAAAAGAAGCATCAGATAATCCCATCAATAGTCAGAATAGAACTGAAACGTTAGATAATTTCATAAACGCCAAAATTAAATCCTTACGTGAGAATCAACAAATAGGGACTAGTAATATCTATGAGAGCACACTTGCTTCCACTAACAGACTCATGGGAAAAAATATTTTACTTACTGATGTTACCATTGAATGGTTAAGAACCTATGAAAGAAAAGCATTAAATGAAGGTTTAGCTTATTCCACTATTGGTTTTTATCTTCGTAACATTCAACATATGATGAGATTAGCTGTAAAACAGGAAATTATAACTGAAAAACAATATCCTTTCGGCGGTGATAAATATATTATTCCAGTAAGTGAAAGTCGTAAAATAGCACTTACCATCGATGAATTGAAAGCGATTATTAATTGTAAGGATTTAACCCAACAAGCCGAAAAATATCGTGATTTATGGCTTTTTTCTTATTATTTGAATGGCGCTAATTTTGCTGATATTTTTCGATTAAAATACAATAATATTCAGGATGATGAAATAAATTTTTATAGGCAAAAAACTATTCGTAAATCTCGCATAAAAAAACTTATTCGAGTTAGTTTAACATCAGAAATGAAAGCTATTATTAAAAAATGGGGCAATCCTAATTTATCTCCTAATAATTATATTTTTGCTGATTTACTAGATGACGAAACAGCAGAAAAGAAACATAAAAGTGTTGGAAAGTATGTAAGATATTGTAATAGACACATGACAAATATAGGCAAAAAAATAGGAATAAATAAAGTAATCACTACTTATAGTGCTAGACATACTTATGCGACCTTACTTAAACATCGAGGAGCTAATATTGCTTATATCTCTGAAAGTTTAGGGCATAAAGATTTAAAAACTACCGAACATTATTTAGCCTCTTTTGGAAAGGAGGAAAGACAAAAAAACGCCCGTTTATTAAACCCTTTTTTGTAA